CACCGATACCCGCCGCCGCGATGGCCACCGCCACCGGATAGGATGGCAAACGATCAAGCCCGCGCAACGAAGATGCCCAGCGCGCCAGCAATGGGTCATCCCACACCTGACTGACCGTCGAGACAAAGGCGCGCCCCTGGGCTGTTGCCTCCAGCGCCATTTCGGCGGTCCCCCGGCGGCAATCGGCATCAATACCAATCCCGGTCAGCGCATCCAGATCACCCTGTTTTGCCGCCGCATAGGCCTGGCAAAACAGCACACCGTCAATGCGCCCGGCCCCAAAGGCCAAAACACCCTCGATCCAGGTAATCACGCTATCGCGGGTTTTAACCCGGCCATCCTCAATCGCATATTCCACACCGTGGGAATAGGTATAAGCCCCCACCGGGAAAGACGGCCCCAGCCACGTCATCAGGCGTATCAACCCTGCCGGGTCAAGCTGCCCTGGCGGGGTGATTTCATTAATGCTCATGCTCGCCCCCGGCAGCACTGCCATGTGGGTGGGAATGGGAATGAGGGCGCGCATGATCATGGCTGTGATCATGATGGTGATCGTGATCATGACTATGGCCGTGGCTATGACCATGTGCTGATCCATGCAAAGCCTGCTTCACAGCAACACTGGAAGATGCCCCGTCATCATCGGCATTGGCAAAAAAATCGTGGTCATGGCCGTGATGGTGCCCATGTTCGTGCGCATTGCCGCCAAGCCCGTGATAAGCGCCACGTTCGGGGTCAAAGGGGGCGATTTCGGCATCCACCACACCGCCCAGACCAATGATCATTTCACGCAAAACATGATCATGAACAATGCGCAAGCGGCCATCCTTTAAAACCTGCATCGGCGTATGGCGGTTGCCGATATGCCAGGCCATACGGGCCGATGCCACCGGCCCGGCACAGGTAATGGTCATGACCGGTTCGTCAGCAGCACGCACCACAATTACCCCGCCATCAGCCAGGCGCAAAAAATCACCATCCCCCAGCCGAACAGCATGTGGCAGATCCAGCAAAAAGGGTTCGCCTGCATCGTCCATCAGCCGGAAACGGCGACGGTGCCGGTCGGCAAAGGCCAGCGTTACGGTCCCGCGCAATTCGGCGGCAGATGTTTGCCCAACGGGGATATGTTCAATGGCACGCCACATAAAGGCCAATCCTTAAAACAGGAAATAACGCTGTGCCATCGGCACTTCGGTTGCCGGCTGGCAGGTCAGATGCACGCCATCGGCATGGACCTGATAGGTTTCCGGGTCCACATCAATTTTTGGCAGGGCATCATTCAGCTTCATGTCCTTTTTGCCAATATTGCGGGTGTTGGAAACCGCCAGCAATTGCCGTTGCAGGCCAAATTCGGCCGCAATACCTGCATCAATCCCCACCTGGGAGGCAAAGGTAAAACACGATTGCGTCAACGCCCGGCCAAAGGCCCCAAACATCGGGCGGTAATGCACCGGCTGCGGTGTCGGGATCGATGCATTGGGGTCACCCATGGCAGCCCCCATAATCATGCCACCCTTTAAAATCATGTCGGGTTTAACGCCAAAAAACATCGGCTTCCACACCACCAGATCGGCAATCTTGCCCACCTCGATCGAGCCGACATGGCGCGAAATACCCTGCGCAATTGCCGGGTTGATCGTGTATTTGGCGACATAACGTTTAGCGCGGAAGTTATCATTGCCCGGTCCATCTTCGGGCAGGCTGCCGCGCTGCTTTTTCATTTTATCGGCCGTTTGCCATGTGCGGCAAATCACCTCGCCAACGCGGCCCATGGCCTGGCTGTCCGATGAAATGATCGAAAAAGCGCCAAGGTCGTGCAAAATGTCTTCGGCAGCAATGGTTTCGCGGCGAATACGGCTTTCGGCAAAGGCCACATCTTCGGGAATTTTCGGGTCCAGATGGTGGCATACCATCAGCATATCGAGATGCTCGTCGATGGTATTGACCGTAAAGGGCCGGGTCGGGTTGGTCGAACTGGGCAGCACATTGGCTTCACCGCACAGCTTGATGATGTCAGGCGCATGGCCGCCACCGGCCCCTTCAGTATGGAAGGTATGAATGGTGCGGCCCTTAAATGCCGCCCGGCTATGTTCGACAAAGCCACTTTCATTGAGCGTATCGGTATGGATCATTACCTGCACATCAAGGTCATCGGCAACCGACAGGCAGGTATCAATCGTGGCAGGCGTGGTGCCCCAGTCTTCATGTAGTTTAAGGCCGCATACACCGGCTTTGACCTGTTCGATCAACGATGCCGGCAGCGTGGCATTGCCCTTGCCAAAATAACCGACATTTACCGGCAGGCCATCGGCCGCCTGCAGCATCCGGGCAATATGCCACGGACCGGGCGTACAGGTGGTGGCATTGGTGCCCGCCGCCGGACCGGTGCCACCGCCCAGCATGGTGGTAACACCAGAATAAAGCGCCTCGTCAGCCTGCTGCGGGCAGATCCAGTGAATATGCGCATCAATGCCGCCCGCAGTAACGATATTGCCTTCCCCGGCAATCACCTCGGTTCCCGGTCCGATGATAATGTCGATACCGGGCTGAATATCGGGGTTGCCGGCCTTGCCAATCGCGGCAATCCGGCCATCACGCAGGCCGATATCGGCCTTCACAATACCCCAGTAATCCAGGATCAGGGCATTGGTAATCACGGTATCAACTGCACCATCGGCGCGCGATGCCTGGGATTGCCCCATACCATCGCGAATAACCTTGCCGCCGCCGAATTTTACTTCCTCGCCATAGGTGGTGAAATCTTTTTCCACCTCGATGATCAGGTCGGTATCGGCAAGGCGCACTTTGTCGCCCACGGTCGGGCCAAACATGGCGGCATAGGAAGGACGATCAATTTCATAAGCCATTTTCAGTCCCCCAACGCGCCATTGATTTTGCCGTTAAACCCGTAAACCACGCCCTTGCCCGCATAGCGCACCAGTTGCACCTCGCGGGTTTGGCCCGGCTCAAACCGCACAGCACTGCCCGCTGGCACATCCAGGCGAAAGCCGCGTGCTGCCTCGCGGTCAAAATCTAGGCCGGGATTGGTTTCGTAAAAATGATAATGCGACCCCACCTGCACCGGGCGGTCGCCGGTGTTTGACACTGTCAGGGTTAAGGTTTCACGCCCTTCATTCAGGGTCAGGGTGCCAGAAGCCGTGATGATTTCACCGGGGATCATGATCTTGCCCTTCCAATTAACGAATGGGTTCGTGAACGGTTACCAGCTTGACCCCATCGGGGAAGGTGGCTTCGACCTGGATTTCCGGGATCATTTCGGCAATGCCATCCATCACCTGTTCGCGACTTAAAACCGTTGCCCCGTCGCGCATCAGATCGGCAACAGAAACGCCGTCACGCGCGCCTTCCACGACATAATCGGTAATCAGGGCAATGGCCTCGGGATAATTCAGCTTCACCCCGCGTTCCAGCCTGCGGCGAGCAACCATCGCGGCCATCGCGATCAGCAATTTGTCCTTTTCACGTGGCGTCAGGTTCATGGCTTTTTCCCTCTGATATGCATGTCGTTGCGATGCATCCTAAATTTCCCACATGCGCGGCAAGCGCGCCGGCAGGTTATTAACCCTGTTGCGAAATGCCGCCCACCAGGCGCCATAGGCGCTGCGCAACCGCATGGGTTCGGCCGCCAGCCACCGCACGATAACAATATTTTCCATCGCGGTTGCTGCTGCCAAAACACCATCCCCCTGTTGCACAGCGCCTTCCAGGCTTTCACGAGCAATATCCAGCATGTCCTCGGCCCCCCGACCGGTATAGACCGCCGTGGCACTTGCCCGTGCCCCGTTAAAACTGGCCGGATGATCCAGCACCTGTAAAATATCACCATCAAGATGCAACGCATCCCGCCAGACCGGCCGGCCATCCAGCGTTACATCCCAGGCATCGCGCGCAAGGCCACGGGTAAAAACCTCACCCCGGGCCAGGCGGCCAAAAACCATCATTTCCCCGGCTAAAACCCGGCCAGAACCGGCAACGGAAACCGATGTTGTCCGGCGCAAACGCGCCCCTTCAAACAGGATTGTTTCCTGCGGCAGCCATTCAAGCCAGGAATTATCATCGGCACTTAGAACAACATGCATTTTTCCATCCGGCCCCAGCGACCGATAAACTTTTTCGGCGGCCTGTGCGGTTATCAGCAATTGCGCGTTTTCCCCGGCCCGCCCGGAAAATGAAAGCCGGTCGCCGCCCACCATGCCGCCCGATGTTGTCGCCAGCACTGCCTGGCTGATATCGCCGGGCTGGGGGCGCGGAAACAGCATTTTCATCGGATCGCGGTAATAAAGATGGTCCAGGCGCGATGGCATATGGGAAACGGGTGCGGCCTTGAATGCCACTTCGGCACGGCCATCGGTTATGATCGGGCGCATGGCTGCCGACAATGCAGCATCATCAAGCGTAGAATTTTCAATCTTGCCGAGTTGCACGAACCCACCCAACGCCGTTTTCCACCCTGAAACGTTCAGTCCCGTCTGGCATGCATCCCCACTTTACCACGAGGGGCAGGCCATTCGCCACTGCACGTTCCACTGGCAAAAGCAAAATACGGGCCAAAACGCCGAGGCCCGCCAATCCTGCCGCCCGGCAAAACGGCCCTTGCCCGGCAGTTGCGGCCACTGTGCGAATTTTAGGCAAATGCTGATCAAACAGTCAGATAACTGCGTACATTTTCGCGGTCCAGATCGTCCTTTTTGCCCGCCAGCACCACTTCCCCACGTTCCAGCACCACGATGTCGTCGGCCAGTTCATGGGCAAAATCAAAATACTGTTCAACCAGCAAAATCGCCATATCACCCCGATCCGCCAACTGTTTGATCACACGCTGAATATCCTTGATGATGGAAGGCTGAATGCCTTCTGTCGGTTCATCAAGAACCAGCAGGCGCGGACGGGTGACAAGGGCGCGGCCAATGGCAAGCTGCTGTTGTTGCCCACCTGAAAGGTCGCCACCACGCCGCCCCAGCATATCGCGCAGAACGGGGAACAGGTCGAATATCTCATCAGGGATATGGCGCATGGCACGCGGCAGGGCGGCAAAGCCGGTTTCGAGATTTTCCTTTACGCTCAGAAGCGGGAAAATCTCGCGTCCCTGGGGCACAATGGCAATACCTGCAGCAGACCGTTTCCAGGCCGGGTCACGCGAAATTTTTTTGCCTTCCCAGACAATATCGCCCCCCGATACCGGATGCTGGCCGACAACGGCGCGCATCAGCGATGTTTTGCCCACCCCGTTGCGCCCCAGAACCGCCGTTACCTTGCCGGTTTCTGCACGCAGCGACACCGAACGCAATGCATGGGACGCCCCATAAAAAAGGTCGATATTTTCAACACTTAACATGATCAGCGCCCCAGATAGACTTCAATGACACGCGGGTCTTTTTGCACGCTATCCAACCGGCCTTCCGCCAGGACCGATCCTTCGTGCAGCACCGTCACCTTGCAATCAAGGTCGCGGACAAATTCCATGTCATGTTCCACCACCACAACCGACCGGGTTTTGGCAATATCGCGCAGCAAAATGGCGGTCTGTTCGGTTTCGGAATCTGTCATGCCGGCAACGGGTTCGTCCACCAGCAGCAATTGTGGTTCCTGCATCAGCAACATGCCAATTTCCAGCCACTGCTTTTGCCCGTGCGACAGGTTTGCCGCCATCACATCGCGCAAATCCCCCAGGCGAATGGTGGCCAGGGTTTCTTCAATGCGCTGCTTTTCGCTGTTTGCCAGCCGGTGAAACAGCGCCTGAAACACTCCACGCCCGCCCGAACAGGCCAGAAGCAGGTTATCAAACACCGTATGACTTTCAAAAACGGTGGGTTTCTGAAATTTGCGCCCAATGCCCAGATTGGCGATTTCCGCTTCATCAAGTTTGGTTAAATCAACATCGCTGCGAAACAGAACATCGCCGCTATCAGGCCGGGTTTTACCGGTAATGATATCCATCATCGTGGTTTTCCCCGCCCCATTGGGGCCGATAATGGCGCGAAGTTCGCCCGGCTCGACATAAAAGCTGAGATTGTTAAGCGCACGAAAGCCATCAAACGTTACCGACACCCCATCGACATACAGGATGGTTGCGGCCTTTTCGCTTTGGATCATGCGGCTTTCTTCGGAAAGAAGGTCTTCTGCCGTGTTCATGCCTTGCCCCCCTGATTGGCCCGCCATGCCGCCAGCCTTTCACGCCAGTTGCCTGCTGCCCCTGCGGCCCCCGCCCCGCCAAAGGCAGGAATGGCACCAATAACCCCCTTGGGCAAAAACAGGGTGACGGCAATAAACAGCCCGCCCAGGAAAAACAGCCAGAAATCAGGCATGACGCCCGTAAAAAACGTTTTGGCATAATTGACGATAAATGCACCCAAAACCGCACCATAAAGCGTGCCACGCCCGCCAACTGCCACCCAGATCACCACTTCGATGCTGGCAGCCGGGGCAAATTCACCCGGGTTGATAATGCCGATTTGCGGCACATAAAGCGCCCCGGCAATGCCCGCCATCACGGCAGAAACGGTAAAGACAAACAGTTTGTAATATTCCACCCGATAGCCGGTAAACCGCACCCGGCTTTCGGCATCGCGAATGGCGATCAAAACCTTGCCCAGACGGGATTGGGTAATACCGCGCGACACCACATAACAAATGCCCAGCATGATGGCGGACGCCACCACCAGCACACAGCGCGTTTGATCAGACTGCAAATCAAAACCCAGAATATCCTTGAAATCCGTCAGGCCATTATTGCCGCCAAACCCCATATCATTGCGGAAAAAGGCCAATAACAGGGCATAGGTCATCGCCTGGGTAATGATGGAAAGATACACCCCCGTCACGCGGGACCGAAACGCCAGAAAACCAAAGACAAATGCCAGCACACCGGGCACGAGCATCGCCATGATCACGGCAAAACTGAAATGATCAAACCCGTACCAGTACCAGGGCAGTTCCTTCCAGTTCAGAAACACCATGAAATCGGGCAAGACCGGGTCGCCATAGACCCCGCGATCGCCGATCTGGCGCATCAGATACATGCCCATGGCATAACCGCCCAGGGCAAAAAACGCCCCATGCCCCAGGCTGAGAATGCCGCAAAAACCCCAGATCAGATCAACACTTAACGCCAACAGGGCATAGCACAGATATTTGCCCAAAAGCCCCAGCATCCAGGTCGGCACATGAAAGGCCGATCCTTCGGGCACCAGCAGGTTCCCCGCTGGAATAAGGATGCAGCCCAGCAACAAAATCCCCAGCAGGATCATCCCGCCCCGATCCTGCAGCAACCAGCCCAGAACCGGCGTCATTTTATATTTCTGGCGATAGTCGGTCATGGATCAGGCCTCCACCGCGCGGCCCTTAAGGGCAAACAACCCTTTGGGACGTTTCTGGATAAACAGAATAAGTGCCACCAGCACAAAGATTTTTGCCA
The window above is part of the Thalassospira marina genome. Proteins encoded here:
- a CDS encoding urease subunit gamma — translated: MNLTPREKDKLLIAMAAMVARRRLERGVKLNYPEAIALITDYVVEGARDGVSVADLMRDGATVLSREQVMDGIAEMIPEIQVEATFPDGVKLVTVHEPIR
- the urtD gene encoding urea ABC transporter ATP-binding protein UrtD, producing MIQSEKAATILYVDGVSVTFDGFRALNNLSFYVEPGELRAIIGPNGAGKTTMMDIITGKTRPDSGDVLFRSDVDLTKLDEAEIANLGIGRKFQKPTVFESHTVFDNLLLACSGGRGVFQALFHRLANSEKQRIEETLATIRLGDLRDVMAANLSHGQKQWLEIGMLLMQEPQLLLVDEPVAGMTDSETEQTAILLRDIAKTRSVVVVEHDMEFVRDLDCKVTVLHEGSVLAEGRLDSVQKDPRVIEVYLGR
- the ureC gene encoding urease subunit alpha, which codes for MAYEIDRPSYAAMFGPTVGDKVRLADTDLIIEVEKDFTTYGEEVKFGGGKVIRDGMGQSQASRADGAVDTVITNALILDYWGIVKADIGLRDGRIAAIGKAGNPDIQPGIDIIIGPGTEVIAGEGNIVTAGGIDAHIHWICPQQADEALYSGVTTMLGGGTGPAAGTNATTCTPGPWHIARMLQAADGLPVNVGYFGKGNATLPASLIEQVKAGVCGLKLHEDWGTTPATIDTCLSVADDLDVQVMIHTDTLNESGFVEHSRAAFKGRTIHTFHTEGAGGGHAPDIIKLCGEANVLPSSTNPTRPFTVNTIDEHLDMLMVCHHLDPKIPEDVAFAESRIRRETIAAEDILHDLGAFSIISSDSQAMGRVGEVICRTWQTADKMKKQRGSLPEDGPGNDNFRAKRYVAKYTINPAIAQGISRHVGSIEVGKIADLVVWKPMFFGVKPDMILKGGMIMGAAMGDPNASIPTPQPVHYRPMFGAFGRALTQSCFTFASQVGIDAGIAAEFGLQRQLLAVSNTRNIGKKDMKLNDALPKIDVDPETYQVHADGVHLTCQPATEVPMAQRYFLF
- a CDS encoding urease subunit beta — translated: MIPGEIITASGTLTLNEGRETLTLTVSNTGDRPVQVGSHYHFYETNPGLDFDREAARGFRLDVPAGSAVRFEPGQTREVQLVRYAGKGVVYGFNGKINGALGD
- a CDS encoding urease accessory protein UreE, which translates into the protein MWRAIEHIPVGQTSAAELRGTVTLAFADRHRRRFRLMDDAGEPFLLDLPHAVRLGDGDFLRLADGGVIVVRAADEPVMTITCAGPVASARMAWHIGNRHTPMQVLKDGRLRIVHDHVLREMIIGLGGVVDAEIAPFDPERGAYHGLGGNAHEHGHHHGHDHDFFANADDDGASSSVAVKQALHGSAHGHSHGHSHDHDHHHDHSHDHARPHSHSHPHGSAAGGEHEH
- a CDS encoding urease accessory protein UreF: MSINEITPPGQLDPAGLIRLMTWLGPSFPVGAYTYSHGVEYAIEDGRVKTRDSVITWIEGVLAFGAGRIDGVLFCQAYAAAKQGDLDALTGIGIDADCRRGTAEMALEATAQGRAFVSTVSQVWDDPLLARWASSLRGLDRLPSYPVAVAIAAAGIGVDLRSALTAFFHAMSANLVSSAVRLVPLGQTDGIRAVAALEKAVEMAVERAIETDPEDIGACAPLVDWTSMKHETQYTRLFRS
- the urtC gene encoding urea ABC transporter permease subunit UrtC; amino-acid sequence: MTDYRQKYKMTPVLGWLLQDRGGMILLGILLLGCILIPAGNLLVPEGSAFHVPTWMLGLLGKYLCYALLALSVDLIWGFCGILSLGHGAFFALGGYAMGMYLMRQIGDRGVYGDPVLPDFMVFLNWKELPWYWYGFDHFSFAVIMAMLVPGVLAFVFGFLAFRSRVTGVYLSIITQAMTYALLLAFFRNDMGFGGNNGLTDFKDILGFDLQSDQTRCVLVVASAIMLGICYVVSRGITQSRLGKVLIAIRDAESRVRFTGYRVEYYKLFVFTVSAVMAGIAGALYVPQIGIINPGEFAPAASIEVVIWVAVGGRGTLYGAVLGAFIVNYAKTFFTGVMPDFWLFFLGGLFIAVTLFLPKGVIGAIPAFGGAGAAGAAGNWRERLAAWRANQGGKA
- a CDS encoding urease accessory protein UreD, producing MQLGKIENSTLDDAALSAAMRPIITDGRAEVAFKAAPVSHMPSRLDHLYYRDPMKMLFPRPQPGDISQAVLATTSGGMVGGDRLSFSGRAGENAQLLITAQAAEKVYRSLGPDGKMHVVLSADDNSWLEWLPQETILFEGARLRRTTSVSVAGSGRVLAGEMMVFGRLARGEVFTRGLARDAWDVTLDGRPVWRDALHLDGDILQVLDHPASFNGARASATAVYTGRGAEDMLDIARESLEGAVQQGDGVLAAATAMENIVIVRWLAAEPMRLRSAYGAWWAAFRNRVNNLPARLPRMWEI
- the urtE gene encoding urea ABC transporter ATP-binding subunit UrtE, producing MLSVENIDLFYGASHALRSVSLRAETGKVTAVLGRNGVGKTSLMRAVVGQHPVSGGDIVWEGKKISRDPAWKRSAAGIAIVPQGREIFPLLSVKENLETGFAALPRAMRHIPDEIFDLFPVLRDMLGRRGGDLSGGQQQQLAIGRALVTRPRLLVLDEPTEGIQPSIIKDIQRVIKQLADRGDMAILLVEQYFDFAHELADDIVVLERGEVVLAGKKDDLDRENVRSYLTV